One Vanessa atalanta chromosome 20, ilVanAtal1.2, whole genome shotgun sequence genomic window carries:
- the LOC125072081 gene encoding yrdC domain-containing protein, mitochondrial, whose protein sequence is MNIFKKIQLNCYIVRKKSACTKMKLDKMATIINCKEDKSYIKAADFLLNGHVIAVPTDTIYGLACSANCPDAIKKLYTIKGRDAAKPVAICVTYISDIRKWGEATHLSDQLLNSLLPGPVTIVLHKTKLLDNPYLNPHTSKIGIRIPNYDFINNMSKVFNMPVALTSANFSNEPSTLCVQEFGHLYKHLGAVFDGGVLSQGLERNRTGSTVIDLSEIGKYRIIRKGISYENIVDLLQSHGLTSIVE, encoded by the coding sequence atgaacatatttaaaaaaattcaattaaattgttatattgtgAGAAAGAAAAGTGCCTGTACTAAAATGAAGCTTGACAAAATGGCTACCATAATTAATTGTAAGGAAGATAAGTCATACATTAAAGCTGCAGACTTCCTGTTAAATGGTCATGTTATAGCAGTCCCAACAGATACTATATATGGTCTGGCCTGCAGTGCAAATTGTCCAGatgcaattaaaaaactatatactaTTAAAGGCAGAGATGCTGCTAAACCAGTTGCTATATGTGTAACATATATATCTGATATTAGAAAATGGGGTGAAGCTACACATTTAAGTGACCAACTGCTCAACAGTCTACTACCTGGCCCAGTTACAatagttttacataaaacaaaacttttagaCAATCCTTATCTAAACCCTCACACATCAAAAATTGGTATTCGTATTCCAAATTAtgactttataaataacatgtCGAAGGTATTTAATATGCCAGTGGCACTGACAAGTGCAAATTTTAGCAATGAACCGTCTACTTTATGTGTTCAGGAGTTTGGACATCTTTATAAACACCTGGGTGCAGTGTTTGATGGTGGTGTCCTCAGTCAGGGCTTAGAACGAAATAGAACAGGTTCAACTGTAATAGACTTATCAGAAATAGggaaatatagaataataagaaaAGGTATTTCATATGAAAACATTGTAGATTTATTACAAAGTCATGGTTTAACCAGTATTGTTGAATAA
- the LOC125072071 gene encoding ceramide synthase 5-like isoform X2, producing MLRALLDKFWDEDLWLPPNTTWEDITPGPDKAVVYSDYRHLLYPIPLALVLIVIRHALEKYWYAPFGKSLGIKNTRSKKAPNNPTLEAAYINCSKIKHKQICALAKQLDLSERQVERWWRLRRSQDKPSTLVKFCENAWRCNFYIFNFSYGFFILSDKEWLWDIDQCYIGYPHQGLTSDVWWYYMISAAFYWSLTLSQFSDVRRKDFWQMFVHHLATIALLSFSWVCNLYRIGTLVLLLHDCAEIFLEAAKASKYANYQKLCDAIFTVFTILWIVTRLGIYPFYIIWSTSIRAPMLLPMFPAYYFFNSLLCLLLVLHLVWTWLILQVAYKAINAGKIEGDIRSSSSDVSDSSHQSNHSTPNRYNSKKST from the exons ATGTTACGTGCGTTGCTGGATAAATTTTGGGATGAAGATTTGTGGCTGCCGCCGAATACAACTTGGGAAGATATAACTCCTGGGCCAGATAAAGCAGTGGTTTATTCTGACTATAGACATCTTTTGTATCCTATACCTTTGGCTCTTGTGCTTATAGTCATACGGCATGCATTGGAAAA gtaCTGGTATGCACCGTTTGGAAAGTCATTAGGTATTAAGAACACAAGATCAAAGAAAGCACCAAACAATCCAACATTAGAAGCAGCTTATATCAATTgttcaaaaattaaacacaaacaa ATATGCGCGTTAGCGAAACAGTTGGACTTATCAGAACGGCAGGTAGAGAGGTGGTGGCGTCTCCGTCGTAGTCAGGACAAACCTTCGACGCTCGTCAAATTTTGCGAGAATGCGTGGAGGTGTAacttctatatttttaacttctCCTACGGGTTCTTTATCTTGTCGGACAAGGAGTGGCTCTGGGATATCGATCAGTGTTACATTGGGTATCCTCATCAG GGTCTAACTAGCGACGTGTGGTGGTATTACATGATATCAGCAGCGTTCTACTGGTCGCTGACACTGTCGCAGTTCTCGGACGTGAGACGCAAAGATTTCTGGCAGATGTTTGTGCACCACCTCGCGACCATTGCGTTGCTGTCCTTTAGCTGGGTCTGCAACCTGTATCGTATCGGGACGCTGGTGCTGTTGCTGCACGATTGTGCTGAAATATTCTTAGAG GCTGCGAAGGCGTCGAAATACGCGAATTATCAGAAGCTATGTGACGCTATATTTACAGTTTTTACAATACTCTGGATCGTTACGAGATTGGGAATATATCCGTTCTACATTATTTGGAG CACGTCAATACGAGCACCGATGCTATTGCCGATGTTCCCTGCGTACTACTTCTTCAATTCCCTGCTGTGTTTGTTACTGGTCCTCCATTTGGTGTGGACGTGGCTGATATTGCAGGTCGCTTATAAAGCAATCAATGCAGGAAAG ATAGAAGGCGATATCAGAAGTTCTAGCTCAGACGTCAGCGATAGTTCTCATCAGTCCAATCACAGCACGCCTAATAGATACAATAGCAAAAA gAGTACATAG
- the LOC125072061 gene encoding uncharacterized protein LOC125072061 isoform X2, translating to MSLHGLFPQMDNLNAAVCHMCGVIVKCSAAYRHLLESHTGAEPILPPPPPTVKLKSLPGRSRHKKEPPPPVPIDILPVKMETSPVHTAAAPISRIVVPQPDLQYLDEASTSSAITGEVQVSVESGELPVVSIQDTEDLPLGENITDDIFAIMNSEGIQSADDITNAADWKNIIRDIGNMQEINFPSTTDTVQSQDLYSTVDTSLTGYSLSDTDLSNLQFAPSTSPMLSSVIDNNVLNAQALKPAPSTPSTKASRKSSKTKFNLREYDPNKHCGVVTAENPKPCTRSLTCKAHALSLRRTVEGRAKPFDTLLAEHRASRDAAAAGSNAAPASLHTPAPPVPATPVNLPPVLVNTPLDLGAFNGLTAEQQVNDIYASLLSVEDPVLPDTSSITSLLSQPLPTDPFMLPDDADIPSHVPLLSIATPAPPVREEKPEGPPPLVPGDVCWYASCPRPLALCTYNASHAGGAITLGKKFATVRSNIKSSLSRSNKSTSGVNNYYNQSLSLSKTLHMNNASKTNKPEVRKLIVTCSATSGGKEVQQTLNELFGGEVRHALNGHVGHAGHVERKVRSGALKSAKRPSTATLDLGLSLDPLLADEKC from the coding sequence ATGAGCTTACATGGCTTGTTCCCACAAATGGACAATTTAAATGCTGCAGTGTGTCATATGTGCGGAGTTATAGTGAAGTGCAGTGCAGCTTATAGACATTTGCTTGAGTCTCACACTGGTGCAGAACCGATACTACCGCCACCTCCCCCCACTGTGAAACTTAAATCTCTTCCAGGTAGAAGTAGACATAAAAAGGAACCTCCACCTCCTGTCCCTATTGACATCCTACCAGTTAAGATGGAGACGTCTCCTGTGCATACTGCCGCAGCTCCTATCTCTAGGATAGTGGTGCCACAACCTGACTTACAGTACTTGGATGAAGCTAGCACTTCATCAGCCATCACTGGTGAAGTTCAAGTGAGCGTGGAGAGTGGCGAGTTACCAGTAGTCAGTATACAGGACACAGAGGATTTGCCCCTCGGTGAAAATATAACAGATGATATTTTTGCAATTATGAACTCTGAAGGCATTCAGAGTGCAGATGACATCACAAATGCAGCTGACTGGAAGAATATAATAAGAGATATAGGCAATATGCAGGAAATTAACTTTCCATCAACCACCGATACTGTACAATCACAAGACTTATATTCAACAGTAGATACATCACTAACAGGTTACTCATTATCTGATACCGACCTATCTAATTTACAATTTGCTCCTAGTACGTCTCCAATGCTGTCATCTGTGATAGATAATAATGTACTCAATGCTCAAGCTTTAAAACCGGCACCAAGCACACCCTCTACGAAGGCGTCACGAAAATCGAGtaaaacgaaatttaatttacgagAATACGATCCGAACAAGCACTGCGGTGTGGTAACCGCTGAAAATCCAAAACCCTGCACGAGGTCACTGACATGCAAGGCGCACGCTCTATCGTTGCGGCGGACGGTGGAGGGCCGGGCAAAACCCTTCGACACTCTGCTGGCGGAGCATCGCGCCTCACGGGATGCGGCGGCAGCCGGCAGCAACGCCGCTCCGGCCTCTCTACACACCCCCGCACCACCAGTGCCCGCTACTCCCGTTAATCTCCCACCGGTCCTAGTCAACACGCCGCTCGATCTTGGCGCATTCAACGGCCTCACGGCCGAGCAGCAAGTCAACGATATATACGCGAGCCTGCTGAGCGTGGAGGATCCCGTCCTGCCGGATACTTCAAGTATTACGTCCCTGCTCAGTCAGCCACTGCCGACCGATCCTTTTATGTTGCCCGACGACGCGGACATCCCGAGCCACGTCCCCTTGCTGAGTATAGCGACGCCGGCGCCGCCAGTGAGGGAGGAGAAGCCGGAGGGTCCGCCGCCGCTGGTGCCGGGCGACGTGTGCTGGTACGCGTCATGTCCGCGACCTCTCGCCCTCTGCACGTACAACGCGTCGCACGCAGGCGGCGCTATTACCTTAGGAAAAAAGTTTGCGACCGTTAGGAGTAATATCAAATCGTCCCTCTCTCGGTCGAACAAGTCCACGAGTGGTGTTAACAATTATTACAATCAGAGTCTCTCTTTATCAAAAACTCTTCATATGAACAATGCTAGTAAAACGAACAAGCCAGAAGTGCGAAAATTGATAGTGACATGTAGTGCGACTAGTGGGGGTAAAGAGGTGCAACAGACGTTGAACGAGCTATTCGGGGGGGAAGTCCGACACGCGCTGAACGGTCACGTAGGCCACGCGGGGCACGTGGAGCGCAAGGTGCGCTCGGGAGCCCTGAAGAGCGCCAAGAGGCCGTCCACGGCGACGCTGGACCTAGGCTTGTCGCTCGACCCGCTGCTCGCGGACGAGAAGTGCTGA
- the LOC125072071 gene encoding ceramide synthase 2-like isoform X1 codes for MLRALLDKFWDEDLWLPPNTTWEDITPGPDKAVVYSDYRHLLYPIPLALVLIVIRHALEKYWYAPFGKSLGIKNTRSKKAPNNPTLEAAYINCSKIKHKQICALAKQLDLSERQVERWWRLRRSQDKPSTLVKFCENAWRCNFYIFNFSYGFFILSDKEWLWDIDQCYIGYPHQGLTSDVWWYYMISAAFYWSLTLSQFSDVRRKDFWQMFVHHLATIALLSFSWVCNLYRIGTLVLLLHDCAEIFLEAAKASKYANYQKLCDAIFTVFTILWIVTRLGIYPFYIIWSTSIRAPMLLPMFPAYYFFNSLLCLLLVLHLVWTWLILQVAYKAINAGKKAISEVLAQTSAIVLISPITARLIDTIAKRVHRGQHFYISIQLDISGVENVNTF; via the exons ATGTTACGTGCGTTGCTGGATAAATTTTGGGATGAAGATTTGTGGCTGCCGCCGAATACAACTTGGGAAGATATAACTCCTGGGCCAGATAAAGCAGTGGTTTATTCTGACTATAGACATCTTTTGTATCCTATACCTTTGGCTCTTGTGCTTATAGTCATACGGCATGCATTGGAAAA gtaCTGGTATGCACCGTTTGGAAAGTCATTAGGTATTAAGAACACAAGATCAAAGAAAGCACCAAACAATCCAACATTAGAAGCAGCTTATATCAATTgttcaaaaattaaacacaaacaa ATATGCGCGTTAGCGAAACAGTTGGACTTATCAGAACGGCAGGTAGAGAGGTGGTGGCGTCTCCGTCGTAGTCAGGACAAACCTTCGACGCTCGTCAAATTTTGCGAGAATGCGTGGAGGTGTAacttctatatttttaacttctCCTACGGGTTCTTTATCTTGTCGGACAAGGAGTGGCTCTGGGATATCGATCAGTGTTACATTGGGTATCCTCATCAG GGTCTAACTAGCGACGTGTGGTGGTATTACATGATATCAGCAGCGTTCTACTGGTCGCTGACACTGTCGCAGTTCTCGGACGTGAGACGCAAAGATTTCTGGCAGATGTTTGTGCACCACCTCGCGACCATTGCGTTGCTGTCCTTTAGCTGGGTCTGCAACCTGTATCGTATCGGGACGCTGGTGCTGTTGCTGCACGATTGTGCTGAAATATTCTTAGAG GCTGCGAAGGCGTCGAAATACGCGAATTATCAGAAGCTATGTGACGCTATATTTACAGTTTTTACAATACTCTGGATCGTTACGAGATTGGGAATATATCCGTTCTACATTATTTGGAG CACGTCAATACGAGCACCGATGCTATTGCCGATGTTCCCTGCGTACTACTTCTTCAATTCCCTGCTGTGTTTGTTACTGGTCCTCCATTTGGTGTGGACGTGGCTGATATTGCAGGTCGCTTATAAAGCAATCAATGCAGGAAAG AAGGCGATATCAGAAGTTCTAGCTCAGACGTCAGCGATAGTTCTCATCAGTCCAATCACAGCACGCCTAATAGATACAATAGCAAAAA gAGTACATAGGGGTCAGCATTTTTATATCAGCATCCAATTGGACATCAGCGGTGTGGAGaacgtaaatacattttaa
- the LOC125072061 gene encoding uncharacterized protein LOC125072061 isoform X1, translated as MSGDFPFAAKIVSPVKCNEKPWDLWVSEIGHQSPRQDEDGAGFTSPAAVDGKGSASTRRLHDSHPYKTADKTQARYRRAGVNRLRYESMSLHGLFPQMDNLNAAVCHMCGVIVKCSAAYRHLLESHTGAEPILPPPPPTVKLKSLPGRSRHKKEPPPPVPIDILPVKMETSPVHTAAAPISRIVVPQPDLQYLDEASTSSAITGEVQVSVESGELPVVSIQDTEDLPLGENITDDIFAIMNSEGIQSADDITNAADWKNIIRDIGNMQEINFPSTTDTVQSQDLYSTVDTSLTGYSLSDTDLSNLQFAPSTSPMLSSVIDNNVLNAQALKPAPSTPSTKASRKSSKTKFNLREYDPNKHCGVVTAENPKPCTRSLTCKAHALSLRRTVEGRAKPFDTLLAEHRASRDAAAAGSNAAPASLHTPAPPVPATPVNLPPVLVNTPLDLGAFNGLTAEQQVNDIYASLLSVEDPVLPDTSSITSLLSQPLPTDPFMLPDDADIPSHVPLLSIATPAPPVREEKPEGPPPLVPGDVCWYASCPRPLALCTYNASHAGGAITLGKKFATVRSNIKSSLSRSNKSTSGVNNYYNQSLSLSKTLHMNNASKTNKPEVRKLIVTCSATSGGKEVQQTLNELFGGEVRHALNGHVGHAGHVERKVRSGALKSAKRPSTATLDLGLSLDPLLADEKC; from the coding sequence ATGTCCGGCGATTTCCCCTTCGCGGCTAAGATAGTGAGCCCCGTAAAGTGCAACGAAAAGCCTTGGGATTTGTGGGTTAGTGAGATTGGACATCAGTCGCCTCGGCAAGATGAAGACGGCGCAGGGTTCACGTCGCCGGCGGCGGTGGATGGCAAGGGTAGCGCGTCCACCCGACGACTACACGATTCCCATCCCTACAAAACCGCGGACAAGACTCAAGCGCGGTATCGCAGAGCCGGCGTCAATCGTCTTCGCTACGAGAGCATGAGCTTACATGGCTTGTTCCCACAAATGGACAATTTAAATGCTGCAGTGTGTCATATGTGCGGAGTTATAGTGAAGTGCAGTGCAGCTTATAGACATTTGCTTGAGTCTCACACTGGTGCAGAACCGATACTACCGCCACCTCCCCCCACTGTGAAACTTAAATCTCTTCCAGGTAGAAGTAGACATAAAAAGGAACCTCCACCTCCTGTCCCTATTGACATCCTACCAGTTAAGATGGAGACGTCTCCTGTGCATACTGCCGCAGCTCCTATCTCTAGGATAGTGGTGCCACAACCTGACTTACAGTACTTGGATGAAGCTAGCACTTCATCAGCCATCACTGGTGAAGTTCAAGTGAGCGTGGAGAGTGGCGAGTTACCAGTAGTCAGTATACAGGACACAGAGGATTTGCCCCTCGGTGAAAATATAACAGATGATATTTTTGCAATTATGAACTCTGAAGGCATTCAGAGTGCAGATGACATCACAAATGCAGCTGACTGGAAGAATATAATAAGAGATATAGGCAATATGCAGGAAATTAACTTTCCATCAACCACCGATACTGTACAATCACAAGACTTATATTCAACAGTAGATACATCACTAACAGGTTACTCATTATCTGATACCGACCTATCTAATTTACAATTTGCTCCTAGTACGTCTCCAATGCTGTCATCTGTGATAGATAATAATGTACTCAATGCTCAAGCTTTAAAACCGGCACCAAGCACACCCTCTACGAAGGCGTCACGAAAATCGAGtaaaacgaaatttaatttacgagAATACGATCCGAACAAGCACTGCGGTGTGGTAACCGCTGAAAATCCAAAACCCTGCACGAGGTCACTGACATGCAAGGCGCACGCTCTATCGTTGCGGCGGACGGTGGAGGGCCGGGCAAAACCCTTCGACACTCTGCTGGCGGAGCATCGCGCCTCACGGGATGCGGCGGCAGCCGGCAGCAACGCCGCTCCGGCCTCTCTACACACCCCCGCACCACCAGTGCCCGCTACTCCCGTTAATCTCCCACCGGTCCTAGTCAACACGCCGCTCGATCTTGGCGCATTCAACGGCCTCACGGCCGAGCAGCAAGTCAACGATATATACGCGAGCCTGCTGAGCGTGGAGGATCCCGTCCTGCCGGATACTTCAAGTATTACGTCCCTGCTCAGTCAGCCACTGCCGACCGATCCTTTTATGTTGCCCGACGACGCGGACATCCCGAGCCACGTCCCCTTGCTGAGTATAGCGACGCCGGCGCCGCCAGTGAGGGAGGAGAAGCCGGAGGGTCCGCCGCCGCTGGTGCCGGGCGACGTGTGCTGGTACGCGTCATGTCCGCGACCTCTCGCCCTCTGCACGTACAACGCGTCGCACGCAGGCGGCGCTATTACCTTAGGAAAAAAGTTTGCGACCGTTAGGAGTAATATCAAATCGTCCCTCTCTCGGTCGAACAAGTCCACGAGTGGTGTTAACAATTATTACAATCAGAGTCTCTCTTTATCAAAAACTCTTCATATGAACAATGCTAGTAAAACGAACAAGCCAGAAGTGCGAAAATTGATAGTGACATGTAGTGCGACTAGTGGGGGTAAAGAGGTGCAACAGACGTTGAACGAGCTATTCGGGGGGGAAGTCCGACACGCGCTGAACGGTCACGTAGGCCACGCGGGGCACGTGGAGCGCAAGGTGCGCTCGGGAGCCCTGAAGAGCGCCAAGAGGCCGTCCACGGCGACGCTGGACCTAGGCTTGTCGCTCGACCCGCTGCTCGCGGACGAGAAGTGCTGA
- the LOC125072088 gene encoding DNA-directed RNA polymerase III subunit RPC10, which produces MLFCPTCANILMVEEGPESGLRYACNTCPYVYNIKKKVSSRTFPKLKELDYIMGGAAAWENVDSTDAVCPKCGHGRAFFMQLQTRSADEPMTTFYRCCNHKCAHNWRD; this is translated from the exons atgttattctgTCCAACGTGTGCTAATATTTTGATGGTTGAAGAAGGGCCAGAATCCGGACTGCGCTACGCTTGTAATACTTGTCCTTACGTTTATAACATAAAGAAGAAAGTTTCATCGCGCACGTTCCCAAAATTGAAG GAACTTGATTATATTATGGGCGGTGCTGCCGCGTGGGAGAACGTCGATTCAACTGATGCTGTTTGCCCCAAGTGTGGTCATGGAAGAGCCTTCTTCATGCAACTTCAAACTCGCTCTGCAGATGAACCTATGACAACCTTCTACAGATGCTGCAATCATAAGTGTGCACATAATTGGCGTGATTAA
- the LOC125072087 gene encoding mitochondrial inner membrane protease subunit 2: MLFRSLFKSLLFGVPIGVTFLDSVGYVARVEGISMQPVLNPESQNKDYVFLSRWSVSDYQVNRGDIISLVSPKNPNQMIIKRVVALEGDVVSTLGYKNKYVRVPEGYCWVEGDHTGHTLDSNTFGPVSLGLISAKALYIVWPPDRWQSLEAKLPENRKPISLAV, translated from the coding sequence ATGTTGTTTCGAAGCTTATTTAAGTCTCTTCTTTTTGGTGTACCAATCGGTGTAACATTCTTGGATTCCGTGGGTTATGTCGCGAGAGTCGAAGGGATTTCTATGCAGCCTGTACTCAACCCAGAGTCTCAAAATAAGGATTATGTCTTCTTATCTCGCTGGTCGGTCAGTGATTACCAAGTGAACCGTGGTGACATAATATCGTTGGTTTCTCCGAAAAATCCCAATCAAATGATAATAAAGCGGGTCGTGGCGTTAGAAGGTGACGTCGTAAGCACACTTggctataaaaacaaatatgtaaggGTACCCGAAGGCTACTGCTGGGTTGAAGGTGATCATACAGGCCATACCCTTGATAGCAACACATTTGGTCCAGTCTCACTAGGCTTAATAAGTGCTAAGGCTTTATATATAGTGTGGCCACCTGATAGATGGCAGAGCTTGGAAGCAAAGTTGCCAGAGAACAGAAAACCAATAAGTTTAGCAGTATGA